The following proteins are co-located in the Solanum pennellii chromosome 1, SPENNV200 genome:
- the LOC107004427 gene encoding protein misato homolog 1-like isoform X2 — MKVSRQMCRKGRVITHASEPLRRNLFLQSLSEEGQESVGKANDLDNVNNNSPAEIQDKDIVECLESDVQYWTDFSKVHYHPQSLYELSGLWADIQEFDNYGLGKEAFCGHQHGEEIDDRLRFFVEECDHIQGIQCIVDDSGGFSGVSAMFLESIADEYPNVPVLLYNARNPSLHMDSKGRKQAISHNLHDAVSFSRLSELCKLIIPVGLPSLSGSRASQFLRIEDEKPYHSSAVYASAMHSFSLPFRMKQSGPSAESIYTSGALDMYGTVQMLAGQMRQNMVTILDVAMPAPSLSDRAQQSFLGNLQPLIPDIAEDVEDFHAVETMNIHGAVTSGNQRASINDVKDAVECAYDNSVTRPKFSHLSASTCPLPIPLPFPMIFRDMVGQHGELLETPISGSSSRGSIEVHSIPMATRLRSSTAVLPFLERKLENLRRFGIERGAIGAPLLQSWGFGKDEVEDMGEVLSKMVTTLKPYPQYSSDSD; from the exons ATGAAGGTCTCCAGACAAATGTGCAGGAAGGGCAGAGTCATAACTCATGCATCTGAACCTTTAAGGAGGAATCTCTTCTTGCAAAGCTTAAGTGAGGAAGGACAAGAGAGTGTGGGCAAAGCTAATGATTTGGACAATGTGAACAACAATTCTCCAGCAGAAATTCAAGATAAGGATATCGTAGAATGTTTGGAAAGTGATGTTCAATATTGGACAGATTTTTCTAAAGTACACTATCATCCACAAAGTTTATATGAATTAAGTGGATTATGGGCAGATATTCAGGAGTTCGATAATTATGGACTCGGGAAGGAGGCATTTTGTGGGCATCAACATGGTGAAGAAATAGATGACAGACTTCGTTTCTTTGTTGAAGAATGTGATCATATTCAG GGGATCCAATGCATTGTGGACGACTCAGGAGGGTTTTCTGGTGTATCCGCAATGTTCCTGGAGAGCATTGCAGATGAGTACCCAAACGTCCCAGTTTTACTATATAATGCACGTAATCCTAGCTTGCACATGGACTCCAAAGGTcgcaagcaagctatctcccacAATCTTCATGATGCAGTCTCATTTTCAAGGTTGTCTGAGCTATGTAAATTGATTATCCCGGTTGGTTTGCCCTCCCTGAGTGGAA GTAGAGCTTCTCAGTTTCTCCGCATTGAAGACGAAAAGCCTTACCACTCCAGTGCAGTGTATGCGTCTGCAATGCACTCATTTAGTCTCCCTTTTAGGATGAAACAGTCAGGCCCATCTGCAGAATCAATCTATACGTCTGGTGCTCTGGATATGTATGGGACAGTACAAATGCTAGCAGGCCAAATGAGGCAGAACATGGTAACTATATTAGATGTTGCCATGCCGGCACCTTCTTTAAGTG ACCGGGCTCAGCAGTCCTTTCTCGGAAACTTGCAGCCCTTGATTCCGGACATAGCAGAAGATGTTGAAGATTTCCATGCAGTGGAAACTATGAACATTCACGGAGCAGTTACATCTG GAAACCAAAGGGCCTCAATTAATGACGTTAAGGATGCAGTTGAGTGTGCTTACGATAATTCAGTCACAAGGCCCAAATTCTCACACCTATCTGCTTCTACTTGTCCTCTTCCTATACCCTTGCCATTCCCTATGATCTTTCGCGATATGGTTGGTCAACACGGTGAGCTATTGGAAACCCCGATTTCAGGTTCTTCATCTAGGGGATCCATTGAAGTCCATTCCATTCCTATGGCAACAAGATTACGTTCAAGCACTGCTGTTTTGccctttttggaaagaaaacTTGAAAATCTTCGTAGGTTTGGTATTGAGCGAGGAGCCATTGGGGCACCATTGCTCCAAAGTTGGGGTTTTGGAAAAGATGAAGTGGAAGATATGGGAGAGGTACTGTCTAAGATGGTAACGACACTGAAGCCCTATCCTCAATATTCCTCTGATTCGGATTGA
- the LOC107004427 gene encoding protein misato homolog 1-like isoform X1: MKVSRQMCRKGRVITHASEPLRRNLFLQSLSEEGQESVGKANDLDNVNNNSPAEIQDKDIVECLESDVQYWTDFSKVHYHPQSLYELSGLWADIQEFDNYGLGKEAFCGHQHGEEIDDRLRFFVEECDHIQGIQCIVDDSGGFSGVSAMFLESIADEYPNVPVLLYNARNPSLHMDSKGRKQAISHNLHDAVSFSRLSELCKLIIPVGLPSLSGSRASQFLRIEDEKPYHSSAVYASAMHSFSLPFRMKQSGPSAESIYTSGALDMYGTVQMLAGQMRQNMVTILDVAMPAPSLSADRAQQSFLGNLQPLIPDIAEDVEDFHAVETMNIHGAVTSGNQRASINDVKDAVECAYDNSVTRPKFSHLSASTCPLPIPLPFPMIFRDMVGQHGELLETPISGSSSRGSIEVHSIPMATRLRSSTAVLPFLERKLENLRRFGIERGAIGAPLLQSWGFGKDEVEDMGEVLSKMVTTLKPYPQYSSDSD, from the exons ATGAAGGTCTCCAGACAAATGTGCAGGAAGGGCAGAGTCATAACTCATGCATCTGAACCTTTAAGGAGGAATCTCTTCTTGCAAAGCTTAAGTGAGGAAGGACAAGAGAGTGTGGGCAAAGCTAATGATTTGGACAATGTGAACAACAATTCTCCAGCAGAAATTCAAGATAAGGATATCGTAGAATGTTTGGAAAGTGATGTTCAATATTGGACAGATTTTTCTAAAGTACACTATCATCCACAAAGTTTATATGAATTAAGTGGATTATGGGCAGATATTCAGGAGTTCGATAATTATGGACTCGGGAAGGAGGCATTTTGTGGGCATCAACATGGTGAAGAAATAGATGACAGACTTCGTTTCTTTGTTGAAGAATGTGATCATATTCAG GGGATCCAATGCATTGTGGACGACTCAGGAGGGTTTTCTGGTGTATCCGCAATGTTCCTGGAGAGCATTGCAGATGAGTACCCAAACGTCCCAGTTTTACTATATAATGCACGTAATCCTAGCTTGCACATGGACTCCAAAGGTcgcaagcaagctatctcccacAATCTTCATGATGCAGTCTCATTTTCAAGGTTGTCTGAGCTATGTAAATTGATTATCCCGGTTGGTTTGCCCTCCCTGAGTGGAA GTAGAGCTTCTCAGTTTCTCCGCATTGAAGACGAAAAGCCTTACCACTCCAGTGCAGTGTATGCGTCTGCAATGCACTCATTTAGTCTCCCTTTTAGGATGAAACAGTCAGGCCCATCTGCAGAATCAATCTATACGTCTGGTGCTCTGGATATGTATGGGACAGTACAAATGCTAGCAGGCCAAATGAGGCAGAACATGGTAACTATATTAGATGTTGCCATGCCGGCACCTTCTTTAAGTG CAGACCGGGCTCAGCAGTCCTTTCTCGGAAACTTGCAGCCCTTGATTCCGGACATAGCAGAAGATGTTGAAGATTTCCATGCAGTGGAAACTATGAACATTCACGGAGCAGTTACATCTG GAAACCAAAGGGCCTCAATTAATGACGTTAAGGATGCAGTTGAGTGTGCTTACGATAATTCAGTCACAAGGCCCAAATTCTCACACCTATCTGCTTCTACTTGTCCTCTTCCTATACCCTTGCCATTCCCTATGATCTTTCGCGATATGGTTGGTCAACACGGTGAGCTATTGGAAACCCCGATTTCAGGTTCTTCATCTAGGGGATCCATTGAAGTCCATTCCATTCCTATGGCAACAAGATTACGTTCAAGCACTGCTGTTTTGccctttttggaaagaaaacTTGAAAATCTTCGTAGGTTTGGTATTGAGCGAGGAGCCATTGGGGCACCATTGCTCCAAAGTTGGGGTTTTGGAAAAGATGAAGTGGAAGATATGGGAGAGGTACTGTCTAAGATGGTAACGACACTGAAGCCCTATCCTCAATATTCCTCTGATTCGGATTGA
- the LOC107004456 gene encoding F-box protein At5g03970-like gives MKRRRKLCDKEGAVEVSDDIVINILHCLPSKSLARFKCVSKCWLKYIADSSLSYSCRYRRWRPQPCLIGFFYQARDTCERSKIQFFFTSEESALDIDGGFDQSVSFLGRSAYIVASSNGFLLCNKQRVYYVYNPATRQSMALPKTQIGMNDPTIGFICKVDDPNRDVISFTIVRYWILQSNVRIESFSSETNVWIVDNLILSVPLRLYFFVYMKSPSAGAIDGVFFWLDQGPQITVYDSVHKSFWALEFPEEMVATGNYFLGFSGGDFYFALYVKTNITVWQLKSNIRSRDALWVRKYVTDVATTVPFGLTGFLHTEVQNMDIHPAIPHIFYLDVKGKVISYDMETDFAELVHDFGEYGWRTKHFKLFSYEWHQWPRIL, from the coding sequence ATGAAACGTCGACGCAAATTGTGTGACAAAGAAGGAGCAGTGGAGGTTTCTGATGATATTGTGATCAACATACTGCATTGTTTGCCTTCAAAATCTCTAGCAAGGTTTAAATGTGTATCCAAATGTTGGCTGAAGTACATTGCTGATTCATCCCTGAGTTATAGTTGTCGTTATCGAAGATGGAGGCCTCAACCCTGTCTAATTGGCTTCTTTTATCAAGCTAGGGATACCTGTGAACGATCGAAAATTCAGTTCTTCTTCACATCTGAGGAATCAGCATTAGATATTGATGGTGGCTTTGATCAATCAGTCAGTTTTCTAGGCAGGAGCGCGTACATAGTTGCATCATCTAATGGTTTTCTCCTTTGCAATAAGCAGAGGgtttattatgtttataatCCTGCTACGAGGCAGAGTATGGCTCTCCCTAAAACTCAAATCGGCATGAATGATCCAACTATTGGGTTTATTTGTAAGGTAGATGACCCTAATAGAGATGTTATCTCCTTTACTATAGTTCGTTATTGGATTTTACAATCCAATGTGAGAATTGAGAGTTTCTCTTCTGAGACGAATGTGTGGATTGTGGATAATCTAATTCTCAGTGTACCTCTTAGACTGTATTTTTTCGTTTATATGAAATCACCATCAGCTGGTGCAATCGACGGAGTGTTCTTTTGGCTTGATCAAGGGCCACAAATCACTGTTTATGATAGTGTCCATAAGAGTTTCTGGGCATTGGAATTTCCTGAAGAAATGGTTGCTACAGGCAATTATTTTCTGGGATTTTCGGGTGGGGATTTCTATTTTGCATTGTATGTGAAGACAAATATTACTGTGTGGCAACTCAAGAGCAATATTCGTAGTCGAGATGCACTGTGGGTCAGGAAGTATGTCACGGATGTCGCGACTACAGTTCCTTTTGGACTTACAGGATTTCTACATACTGAGGTGCAGAACATGGACATTCATCCTGCTATTCCTCACATCTTTTATTTGGATGTAAAAGGTAAGGTTATTTCTTATGACATGGAAACAGATTTTGCAGAACTTGTGCATGATTTTGGAGAATATGGGTGGAGAACTAAacacttcaaattattttcttatgagTGGCATCAATGGCCGCGCATTCTGTAG
- the LOC107004467 gene encoding probable galacturonosyltransferase-like 7 produces MTWIIENSRFMIAISIVIILAYPLLQSCPPAEAIKSSNSDHVPLFNYRQSPNFKNSPKCTTFPISSIATKICNPFLVHISMTLDTKFLRGSVAAIHSILQHSHCPENLFFHFISSDTAINLEPHLGKIFPLLSFKIYYFNPGIVQNKISSSIRQTLEHPLNYARNYLAELLEPCVQRVIYLDSDIVLVDDISNLWKASLGLSTVGSPQYCHANFTNYFTPKFWSHKKFFRAFHGRKPCYFNTGVMVIDLIKWRKYRHTKKLERWMKIQRVHRIYELGSLPPFLLVFAGKIAPIDQRWNQHGLGGDNLSGSCRNIHAGPVSLLHWSGGGKPWLRLDSGNSCPLDELWARYDLHG; encoded by the exons ATGACTTGGATtattgaaaattcaagatttatgaTCGCCATATCAATTGTGATCATTTTGGCTTATCCTCTTCTACAATCTTGCCCTCCTGCAGAAGCAataaaatcatccaattcaGATCATGTTCCTCTGTTCAACTATAGACAATCACCAAATTTCAAGAACTCACCAAAATGTACAACATTTCCCATAAGTTCAATTGCAACAAAGATTTGTAATCCATTTTTAGTCCATATTTCAATGACCCTTGACACTAAATTCCTCCGTGGATCGGTCGCCGCCATTCATTCAATCCTTCAGCATTCTCACTGCCCTGAAAATCTCTTCttccatttcatttcatcagATACTGCCATAAATCTTGAACCCCATTTGGGAAAAATCTTCCCTTTACTGTCATTcaagatttattatttcaatccAGGAATTGTGCAGAACAAGATTTCGTCTAGCATAAGGCAAACTCTTGAACATCCACTGAATTATGCAAGGAACTACTTAGCTGAACTCTTAGAGCCTTGTGTTCAAAGGGTCATATACTTAGATTCTGATATCGTTTTAGTTGATGATATATCTAATCTGTGGAAAGCAAGTCTTGGATTATCAACTGTTGGATCACCTCAGTACTGCCATGCTAATTTCACCAACTATTTTACCCCCAAATTTTGGTCTCACAAGAAGTTTTTTCGCGCATTCCATGGCCGGAAACCTTGTTACTTCAACACAG GTGTAATGGTGATTGATTTGATTAAATGGAGGAAGTACAGACACACGAAGAAACTAGAGAGATGGATGAAGATTCAGAGAGTGCATAGGATATATGAGCTTGGTTCATTGCCACCATTTTTATTGGTATTTGCAGGGAAGATAGCACCAATTGACCAAAGATGGAACCAACATGGACTTGGAGGGGATAATTTGAGTGGAAGTTGCAGAAATATACATGCTGGTCCTGTTAGTTTGTTGCATTGGAGTGGAGGTGGCAAACCTTGGCTCAGGCTAGACTCTGGCAACTCTTGTCCACTGGACGAGCTCTGGGCTCGATATGACTTGCATGGCTAG
- the LOC107029124 gene encoding dnaJ homolog subfamily B member 3, producing MDREGGSAGSCYYSVLGVRNDASCSDIRSAYRKLALKWHPDRWAKNPAVAGEAKLRFQKIQEAYSVLSDQDKRSMYDAGFLDMFEEDEGMGDFLHDLMNRMDQNVGAAEESLEDLQKTFVDMFGGDLAKMMGDETPTAKKRARDSGCSTMAASKRNNVNFNGTC from the exons ATGGATCGAGAAGGAGGATCAGCCGGATCTTGTTATTATTCAGTTCTAGGGGTACGCAACGACGCCTCCTGCTCCGACATTCGCTCAGCTTATCGGAAACTAGCTCTG AAATGGCACCCGGATAGGTGGGCGAAGAATCCAGCGGTGGCAGGTGAAGCGAAACTCCGATTTCAGAAAATCCAAGAGGCTTATTCAG TTCTCTCCGATCAAGACAAGAGGTCAATGTACGACGCCGGTTTCCTTGATATGTTCGAGGAAGATGAA GGAATGGGTGATTTCCTGCACGATTTGATGAACAGAATGGATCAAAATGTTGGAGCAGCG GAGGAGAGTCTAGAGGATTTGCAGAAGACGTTTGTGGATATGTTTGGTGGAGATTTAGCAAAGATGATGGGTGATGAAACTCCAACTGCAAAGAAGAGGGCACGCGATTCTGGTTGCAGCACAATGGCTGCATCAAAACGCAACAATGTCAACTTCAATGGCACCTGTtag
- the LOC107009973 gene encoding calmodulin-binding protein 60 C isoform X2: protein MKTLSFHLGNLSANILLMRFFSGLRSYSSPQELARKLEPLIRSWVREEIERTLQSTLRSSLNDDETSKSRDIQLLFDDVFPSSLFTGSKLSMENRPIKVLLYDASSNQRITSGPLSSAKVDVVVLNGEFNPSDLEDWSEEEFSKMVIRAREGKRPLLTGDLIIQLRDGVGYLGDLSFTDNSSWIKSRTFRLGVKLNNRSGEFRVREGVSKPFTVRDHRGEAYKKHYPPTLDDEIWRLKKIAKDGASHKRLSKEGISCVKEFLRLFVTDPSLLRKMLACGNNIWEKITEHVSTCPLDNSEWYVYNAGESIVLLFNCIYELVGAILDGQNFQSIDKLDVFQKRMVEDFKRGVYKNLNCLAPLEDHSLIGQAILTSNLQNGLTHIPSSSQQNMNYSDEQGQVEFQSNSDHATISSPLAYTAQQDSPTAVSMPESFHGIQAFNSTLASSFLVGEPCSSIYPGDYDWGSNGSLDSLGMTDYLPPNNNYQFETPVWQGNELLASSSVQPVSPNIGFHITRRGNPRAIWCTICAVLKWKTLVKRK from the exons ATGAAAACTCTGAGTTTCCACCTAGGGAATCTAAGCGCCAACATCCTTCTAATGCGT TTTTTTTCAGGGTTAAGGAGTTACTCTTCTCCACAAGAACTTGCACGAAAGCTAGAACCCTTAATCCGAAGCTGG GTGCGTGAAGAGATTGAGCGAACACTTCAATCTACCCTGAG ATCCTCACTTAATGATGACGAGACTTCTAAATCTAGGGATATTCAGTTACTTTTTGATGATGTATTTCCTTCTTCCCTTTTCACGGGCAGTAAATTATCCATGGAAAATAGGCCCATTAAAGTTCTCTTGTATGATGCTAGTTCCAATCAGAGAATAACATCTGGACCGTTATCTTCGGCAAAAGTAGATGTGGTTGTGCTTAATGGGGAATTTAATCCCAGCGATCTAGAAGACTGGAGTGAGGAAGAGTTCAGCAAAATGGTTATTCGTGCAAGAGAAGGAAAACGTCCATTATTGACTGGAGATTTAATCATTCAGCTAAGGGATGGTGTGGGATATCTGGGTGATCTCAGCTTCACTGACAATTCAAGCTGGATAAAGAGCAGGACCTTTAGGTTGGGAGTGAAATTAAATAACCGTTCTGGTGAATTTAGGGTCAGAGAAGGAGTTAGCAAGCCCTTTACTGTGAGAGATCATCGTGGGGAGG CTTATAAGAAGCATTACCCTCCCACTTTGGATGATGAAATCTGGCGGTTGAAAAAGATCGCCAAAGATGGTGCATCACACAAACGGTTGAGTAAGGAAGGAATATCATGTGTGAAAGAGTTCCTACGGCTGTTTGTCACTGACCCATCTCTTTTACGTAAG ATGCTGGCTTGTGGGAACAACATATGGGAGAAAATAACTGAACACGTGAGCACTTGTCCGTTAGACAACAGCGAGTGGTACGTATACAACGCTGGAGAAAGTATTGTACTTCTGTTCAACTGCATCTATGAGCTTGTAGGTGCAATTCTTGATGGACAAAATTTCCAGTCCATTGACAAATTAGATGTATTTCAGAAG CGGATGGTGGAAGACTTTAAGCGTGGTgtttataaaaatttgaattgtcTAGCTCCCCTTGAGGACCATTCTTTGATTGGCCAAGCAATCCTTACATCTAATCTGCAGAATGGCCTTACTCATATTCCTAGTTCAAGCCAACAGAATATGAACTACTCAGATGAACAAG GTCAAGTGGAGTTCCAGAGCAACTCTGATCATGCCACAATTTCATCACCGCTAGCCTACACAGCTCAACAGGATAGTCCAACTGCAGTGTCCATGCCTGAAAGCTTTCATGGAATACAAGCATTTAATTCGACCTTGGCAAGCAGTTTCTTGGTTGGTGAACCTTGCTCCAGTATCTACCCTGGTGATTATGATTGGGGTTCCAATGGTTCATTGGATTCACTAGGGATGACCGATTATCTACCTCCCAACAACAATTATCAGTTTGAGACACCAGTGTGGCAAGGGAATGAATTGTTAGCGAGTTCAAGTGTTCAGCCGGTGTCTCCTAATATTGGCTTTCACATCACAAGACGTGGAAATCCTAGAGCCATATGGTGCACAATCTGTGCTGTTCTGAAATGGAAAACATTGGTTAAGCGAAAATAG
- the LOC107009973 gene encoding calmodulin-binding protein 60 C isoform X1: MVLKRNINQDSDENSEFPPRESKRQHPSNAFFSGLRSYSSPQELARKLEPLIRSWVREEIERTLQSTLRSSLNDDETSKSRDIQLLFDDVFPSSLFTGSKLSMENRPIKVLLYDASSNQRITSGPLSSAKVDVVVLNGEFNPSDLEDWSEEEFSKMVIRAREGKRPLLTGDLIIQLRDGVGYLGDLSFTDNSSWIKSRTFRLGVKLNNRSGEFRVREGVSKPFTVRDHRGEAYKKHYPPTLDDEIWRLKKIAKDGASHKRLSKEGISCVKEFLRLFVTDPSLLRKMLACGNNIWEKITEHVSTCPLDNSEWYVYNAGESIVLLFNCIYELVGAILDGQNFQSIDKLDVFQKRMVEDFKRGVYKNLNCLAPLEDHSLIGQAILTSNLQNGLTHIPSSSQQNMNYSDEQGQVEFQSNSDHATISSPLAYTAQQDSPTAVSMPESFHGIQAFNSTLASSFLVGEPCSSIYPGDYDWGSNGSLDSLGMTDYLPPNNNYQFETPVWQGNELLASSSVQPVSPNIGFHITRRGNPRAIWCTICAVLKWKTLVKRK; encoded by the exons ATGGTACTGAAACGGAATATCAATCAGGATAGTGATGAAAACTCTGAGTTTCCACCTAGGGAATCTAAGCGCCAACATCCTTCTAATGC GTTTTTTTCAGGGTTAAGGAGTTACTCTTCTCCACAAGAACTTGCACGAAAGCTAGAACCCTTAATCCGAAGCTGG GTGCGTGAAGAGATTGAGCGAACACTTCAATCTACCCTGAG ATCCTCACTTAATGATGACGAGACTTCTAAATCTAGGGATATTCAGTTACTTTTTGATGATGTATTTCCTTCTTCCCTTTTCACGGGCAGTAAATTATCCATGGAAAATAGGCCCATTAAAGTTCTCTTGTATGATGCTAGTTCCAATCAGAGAATAACATCTGGACCGTTATCTTCGGCAAAAGTAGATGTGGTTGTGCTTAATGGGGAATTTAATCCCAGCGATCTAGAAGACTGGAGTGAGGAAGAGTTCAGCAAAATGGTTATTCGTGCAAGAGAAGGAAAACGTCCATTATTGACTGGAGATTTAATCATTCAGCTAAGGGATGGTGTGGGATATCTGGGTGATCTCAGCTTCACTGACAATTCAAGCTGGATAAAGAGCAGGACCTTTAGGTTGGGAGTGAAATTAAATAACCGTTCTGGTGAATTTAGGGTCAGAGAAGGAGTTAGCAAGCCCTTTACTGTGAGAGATCATCGTGGGGAGG CTTATAAGAAGCATTACCCTCCCACTTTGGATGATGAAATCTGGCGGTTGAAAAAGATCGCCAAAGATGGTGCATCACACAAACGGTTGAGTAAGGAAGGAATATCATGTGTGAAAGAGTTCCTACGGCTGTTTGTCACTGACCCATCTCTTTTACGTAAG ATGCTGGCTTGTGGGAACAACATATGGGAGAAAATAACTGAACACGTGAGCACTTGTCCGTTAGACAACAGCGAGTGGTACGTATACAACGCTGGAGAAAGTATTGTACTTCTGTTCAACTGCATCTATGAGCTTGTAGGTGCAATTCTTGATGGACAAAATTTCCAGTCCATTGACAAATTAGATGTATTTCAGAAG CGGATGGTGGAAGACTTTAAGCGTGGTgtttataaaaatttgaattgtcTAGCTCCCCTTGAGGACCATTCTTTGATTGGCCAAGCAATCCTTACATCTAATCTGCAGAATGGCCTTACTCATATTCCTAGTTCAAGCCAACAGAATATGAACTACTCAGATGAACAAG GTCAAGTGGAGTTCCAGAGCAACTCTGATCATGCCACAATTTCATCACCGCTAGCCTACACAGCTCAACAGGATAGTCCAACTGCAGTGTCCATGCCTGAAAGCTTTCATGGAATACAAGCATTTAATTCGACCTTGGCAAGCAGTTTCTTGGTTGGTGAACCTTGCTCCAGTATCTACCCTGGTGATTATGATTGGGGTTCCAATGGTTCATTGGATTCACTAGGGATGACCGATTATCTACCTCCCAACAACAATTATCAGTTTGAGACACCAGTGTGGCAAGGGAATGAATTGTTAGCGAGTTCAAGTGTTCAGCCGGTGTCTCCTAATATTGGCTTTCACATCACAAGACGTGGAAATCCTAGAGCCATATGGTGCACAATCTGTGCTGTTCTGAAATGGAAAACATTGGTTAAGCGAAAATAG